A single Anopheles arabiensis isolate DONGOLA chromosome 2, AaraD3, whole genome shotgun sequence DNA region contains:
- the LOC120896315 gene encoding broad-complex core protein isoforms 1/2/3/4/5 — MDTANTHPLGGRPGSCTGGGGVGGGGGGGGGGGGGGGRMPGAAGSSSPQQFCLRWHNHQASLLSSLPLLLDQSHLTDVTLMAEGQKIKAHRVVLSACSTFFSELFRTLDGAQYPVVVLPGASYHAVAALITFMYSGEVNVYEAQISVLLSLAETLGIKGLADFNSNPNKSSTPSTEASSSRDSDVPSPYHSMKVSSPVDNYFARPYAFGADLFEMRHGAQALNLITNAGGSNGAAASNSAGTGSAPHSEGFAGNNAAHTIAANLSTSKSGDLYARFEAERNEQMSAEALCKLNELNLHAESALLKEKQQQHHLNRSATPVRMAGYAQQHANSPHNTAAAGDARSVVESALFGSFGNDNGRDCKLSANGPLLLGLKLKEEDLSDTMHHHQLNQSYGSVPSTPTAQTPGLEDAGRVSQPSAATRKTLAAQDTATSKRKKLEQITESLIETLKQSTESGNKLPLHLFSKPPTVTPVSSTQNPYLAHHHFLTNESASKTPENFSLESSHPNAASNANALRASPSIATATTLGTAASPTTTAPPGTGSLLALTPSSSPASANENLIKTLHITHPAQVAALQQQQQQSSQQSATQKPPSSKLYATCVICNKQLSNQYNLRVHLETHQNVRYACQVCSHVSRSKDALRKHVSYRHPGTPSPCDPDTKRKRSKGNAYSQLAKQDGLAEQQAAAILNHHQQQQQQQQQQQQASNLLANLTAQGPLPSFLQSIAAHNKSAALLFNQTVSVAALAQAGQACNPATSTTPPAPAGGPAELGATPGKRDATTGATGSGETDGVEDGRPKSAPDGKVDDSKPDDHPSAQTTKQSDKDI; from the exons atggaCACCGCAAACACGCACCCACTTGGAGGTCGGCCCGGTAGCTGCACCGGAGGAGGAggtgtcggtggtggtggtggtggtggtggcggtggaggaggaggtggtggaaGAATGCCAGGAGCAGCGGGCAGTTCAAGTCCGCAGCAGTTCTGCCTTCGATGGCACAATCATCag GCAAGCCTGCTCAgctcgctgccgctgctgctcgacCAGTCGCACCTTACCGACGTGACGCTGATGGCGGAGGGGCAGAAAATTAAGGCGCACCGGGTCGTCCTGAGCGCCTGCAGCACGTTCTTCTCCGAGCTGTTCCGCACGCTCGATGGCGCCCAGTacccggtggtggtgctgccgggCGCATCGTACCACGCCGTCGCCGCGCTGATCACGTTCATGTACTCGGGCGAGGTGAACGTGTACGAGGCGCAGATATCCGTCCTGCTGTCGCTCGCCGAAACGCTCGGCATCAAGGGGCTGGCCGACTTTAACAGC AACCCGAACAAATCCAGCACACCGTCGACGGAAGCGTCGTCGTCGCGGGACTCCGACGTACCGTCGCCGTACCATTCGATGAAGGTGTCCTCGCCGGTCGACAACTACTTCGCCCGCCCGTACGCGTTCGGGGCGGACCTGTTCGAGATGCGCCACGGGGCGCAGGCACTCAATCTGATCACCAACGCGGGCGGCTCAAATGGAGCGGCAGCATCGAACAGTGCCGGCACGGGCAGTGCCCCGCACAGCGAAGGATTCGCCGGCAACAACGCCGCGCACACAATCGCAGCCAATCTTTCCACCAGCAAGTCCGGCGACCTTTACGCGCGGTTTGAAGCCGAACGGAACGAGCAAATGTCGGCGGAAGCACTCTGCAAGCTGAACGAACTGAACCTGCACGCCGAGAGCGCTCTGCTGAAggagaaacaacaacagcaccatctAAACCGGTCAGCCACGCCGGTACGCATGGCGGGCTACGCGCAGCAGCACGCGAACTCGCCCCACAACACCGCCGCTGCCGGTGACGCCCGGTCCGTCGTCGAGTCGGCACTGTTCGGCAGCTTTGGCAACGACAACGGTCGGGATTGCAAACTGTCCGCAAATGGACCGCTTCTGCTCGGACTGAAGCTAAAAGAGGAAGACCTTTCCGACACCATGCACCACCATCAGCTCAACCAATCGTACGGTTCCGTCCCGTCCACACCGACCGCACAAACGCCCGGGCTGGAGGATGCGGGGCGCGTTTCCCAGCCGAGCGCCGCGACGCGCAAAACACTGGCCGCCCAGGACACGGCCACGAGCAAGCGCAAAAAGCTGGAACAAATCACGGAAAGCCTGATCGAAACGCTGAAACAGTCCACCGAGTCCGGCAACAAGCTGCCGCTGCACCTGTTCAGCAAACCGCCGACCGTGACGCCGGTCAGCAGCACGCAGAACCCGTACCTGGCGCACCATCACTTCCTCACGAACGAGAGCGCCTCCAAGACGCCGGAAAACTTTAGCCTCGAGTCGTCGCACCCGAACGCCGCCTCGAACGCGAACGCGCTGCGCGCTTCGCCTTCGATCGCGACCGCCACCACGCTCGGCACGGCCGCGTCACCGACGACGACCGCACCACCCGGCACCGGGTCGCTGCTCGCGCTCACCCCCTCCTCCTCGCCCGCCAGTGCGAACGAAAATCTGATCAAAACGCTTCACATTACCCATCCGGCGCAGGTAGccgcgctgcagcagcagcagcagcagtcatcACAGCAATCAGCCACGCAGAAGCCTCCCTCGTCGAAGCTGTACGCCACGTGCGTCATTTGCAACAAGCAGCTTAGCAACCAGTACAATCTGCGCGTGCACCTGGAAACGCACCAGAACGTTCG CTACGCTTGCCAGGTGTGCTCGCACGTGTCGCGGAGCAAGGATGCGTTGCGAAAGCACGTCTCCTACCGCCATCCGGGCACACCGAGCCCGTGCGATCCGGACACGAAGCGGAAGCGCTCGAAGGGCAACGCGTACAGCCAGCTGGCGAAGCAGGACGGGCTGGCGGAGCAGCAGGCCGCAGCTATCCtgaaccaccaccagcaacaacagcagcagcagcagcaacaacagcaagcaagcaaTCTGCTTGCCAACCTAACAGCGCAGGGTCCGCTACCATCGTTCCTGCAGTCGATTGCCGCGCACAACAAATCGGCCGCCCTGCTGTTCAACCAAACGGTGTCGGTGGCGGCACTAGCACAGGCAGGGCAGGCCTGCAACCCGGCCACATCCACCACGCCACCCGCGCCAGCCGGTGGGCCAGCCGAACTGGGCGCGACGCCGGGCAAGCGGGATGCCACCACCGGTGCCACGGGTTCGGGCGAGACGGACGGTGTCGAAGACGGACGGCCCAAATCGGCACCCGATGGGAAGGTGGACGATTCGAAACCGGATGACCACCCATCCGCCCAAACGACCAAACAATCTGACAAAGACATTTAA
- the LOC120896322 gene encoding TOX high mobility group box family member 4-B, protein MEDNNMNVVSGETGAVIQVVQMNENVHTVQEQPLENVTIIHIQELEIVTQSEEQQKEHQPVPVSAVPQSLPVLPVPIADQPLLTNQQEIQEAMILEEHVQPTPKHLDVADLLEPQQQQLQEMQPSDPLPTQHSNPSKGQQQCIRPGCNNRAIESWEWLDEYCSQKCVIVHCRTIFAKFQQDNLSQDVPSAQ, encoded by the exons ATGGAAGACAACAACATGAATGTAGTGAGCGGCGAAACCGGTGCTGTGATTCAGGTAGTTCAGATGAATGAAAATGTACACACCGTACAGGAGCAGCCGCTAGAAAATGTCACCATAATACACATTCAAGAACTCGAGATAGTGACGCAATCGGAAGAACAGCAAAAGGAGCATCAACCGGTTCCGGTCAGTGCTGTACCACAGAGCCTGCCGGTGCTACCGGTGCCGATTGCTGATCAGCCACTGCTGACCAACCAGCAGGAGATCCAGGAGGCCATGATACTCGAGGAGCACGTCCAACCAACACCAAAG CACTTGGATGTAGCAGACTTGCTGgaaccacagcagcaacagttgcAAGAGATGCAGCCATCCGATCCGCTTCCAACGCAGCATTCCAATCCGTCGAAAGGGCAGCAACAGTGCATTAGACCGGGTTGCAACAATCGAGCGATCGAGAGTTGGGAGTGGCTCGATGAGTACTGCAGTCAGAAGTGCGTTATCGTACACTGTCGTACCATTTTTGCCAAATTCCAACAGGATAACCTGTCACAAGACGTTCCTTCGGCGCAGTAA
- the LOC120896314 gene encoding probable DNA mismatch repair protein Msh6 produces MSKSKEKFPSSPNTLHNYFARSPASTKKPPGANPSTPTSALAAGPKAISSASSPQANSGTPKSSKAAVKKEIESAGKEKRPAVVKPDADEGDDEPIGTQKKRRRILLLDDISDNEEEDAGGRNNENKPNNNNNQEGYDEQTGTKRFALLSTFERPLETADTSERQAGKGEKPLGGTDEGPVQKKIKLEALAEPHDEDPGAVLDEPTVWTHQKLDFLKPNKIKDIHGNRPGSEKYDNRTLFVPDSYLNTLTPAMRQWWILKSKNFDCVLFFKVGKFYELYHMDAEVGVTELGFSFMKGEFAHSGFPEAAYDRMSTTLVEKGYKVARVEQTETPDMMQERCKVERTTSKYDKVVRREICQITVMGTEVFGQQVTITANHQPRYMLAITESGRQGTAGCRYGVCFIDTSIGLFHLGEFEDDNQQSRLLTFLSHYPPVLVLHERATPSEGMQRIFKTLLANVKREALTAGTQLWTGEKTLKYLAETVYGGSSSEGSKWPATLRTMLDETDSLGLTPKESYQLALKALGGCVWYLQRCLLDQQVLSLATFEEYVPLDEHREATETIAQRIDDAARAKRFMVLDSITLNNLKIVGSEGSLVDRMDHCCSKFGKRLLYNWVCAPSCIKEEILQRQEAVTELIENVDLLQDVRQILGQLPDMERHLAQIHGFGLALRDHPARRAILYEEHVYGKKKMRDFIATLKGFQSLLPLPQMFASVHSQLLVRLTQKANSNPAGAFPSMEKQIEFFESSFDHEKALKSGSIVPEKGLDTEYDAIEQEIKDLNAELEAYLAEQSKFFGCTVKYFGNDKKRFQLEVPEGRAKKATGDYTLEGTKTGKNATKRFHTEETRRFLKQMMLLEDRRKSVLKDLARRIFERFSRDYDMWKGCIELVATLDVLTSLAEYARTEGLSCVPVLLSKDETIGGKSFIEIEEGIHPCLSSEAAENFIPNGTAIGGDGKANLVLLTGPNMGGKSTLMRQVGLLAVLAQIGSRLPAEACRMTLIDRIFTRLGASDDIMAGHSTFLVELNETSAILKHATADSLVLLDELGRGTATYDGTAVAGAVVHFLADLKCRTMFSTHYHNLVDSFHEDPRIALGHMACMVENEEGDDPTQETVTFLYRYTDGACPKSYGFNAAKLAGMPTAIIKRAYELSKTVEKEALKRKILMKLLKQAPQNEIKDLVVKLKSFQF; encoded by the exons ATGTCGAAAAGCAAGGAAAAGTTTCCCAGCTCCCCAAACACACTGCACAACTACTTTGCCCGTTCGCCAGCCAGTACGAAGAAACCCCCGGGCGCCAACCCATCAACCCCTACGAGTGCGCTTGCCGCTGGGCCAAAAGCAATCTCCTCCGCCTCCTCCCCTCAAGCCAACAGCGgtacaccgaaaagctcgaAAGCAGCCGTAAAGAAGGAAATCGAATCAGCTGGCAAAGAAAAGCGTCCCGCCGTCGTAAAGCCGGACGCCGACGAGGGAGACGACGAGCCGATCGGAACGCAAAAGAAGCGTCGCCGTATCCTGCTGCTGGATGATATATCGGATAATGAGGAGGAGGATGCAGGCGGTCGCAACAACGAGAACAAACcgaacaacaataacaatcagGAAGGGTACGATGAGCAGACGGGGACGAAGCGGTTCGCGCTGCTTTCGACCTTTGAGCGGCCATTAGAAACGGCTGACACGAGCGAAAGGCAGGCAGGCAAGGGGGAGAAACCGCTCGGCGGAACGGACGAGGGACCGGTGCAGAAAAAGATCAAGCTGGAAGCGCTCGCCGAACCGCACGACGAGGACCCCGGAGCCGTGCTGGACGAGCCGACCGTTTGGACGCACCAGAAGCTGGACTTTTTGAAGCCCAACAAAATCAAGGACATTCACGGCAACCGGCCGGGCAGTGAGAAGTACGACAACAGAACACTGTTCGTGCCCGATTCCTATCTCAACACGCTCACACCG GCCATGCGACAGTGGTGGATCTTGAAGAGCAAAAACTTCGACTGTGTGCTGTTCTTCAAGGTGGGCAAGTTTTACGAGCTGTACCACATGGACGCCGAGGTGGGTGTGACCGAGCTCGGGTTCAGCTTCATGAAGGGAGAGTTCGCGCACTCCGGCTTTCCCGAGGCGGCGTACGACCGCATGTCGACCACGCTGGTGGAGAAGGGCTACAAGGTGGCGCGGGTCGAGCAGACCGAAACGCCGGACATGATGCAGGAGCGGTGCAAGGTCGAACGCACGACCAGCAAGTACGACAAGGTCGTGCGACGCGAGATTTGCCAGATCACCGTTATGGGTACGGAGGTGTTCGGGCAGCAGGTTACCATCACGGCCAACCATCAGCCGCGGTACATGCTGGCCATCACGGAAAGTGGCCGCCAGGGGACGGCGGGCTGTCGGTACGGCGTTTGCTTTATCGACACCTCGATCGGACTGTTCCATCTCGGCGAGTTTGAGGACGATAATCAGCAGTCCCGGCTGCTTACGTTCCTGTCGCACTATCCGCCGGTGCTGGTACTGCACGAGCGAGCTACGCCGTCCGAAGGGATGCAGCGCATCTTCAAAACATTGCTAGCGAACGTCAAGCGGGAAGCCCTCACGGCCGGGACACAGCTTTGGACGGGCGAGAAAACGCTCAAGTATCTGGCGGAAACCGTCTACGGGGGTTCGTCGAGTGAAGGGTCCAAATGGCCAGCGACGCTGCGCACCATGCTGGACGAGACGGACAGTTTGGGATTGACGCCGAAGGAATCGTATCAGCTCGCGCTGAAAGCACTGGGCGGGTGCGTCTGGTATTTGCAGCGATGCCTGCTAGATCAGCAGGTCCTATCCCTTGCCACCTTCGAGGAGTACGTACCGTTGGATGAGCATAGAGAGGCAACGGAGACGATCGCACAGCGGATAGATGATGCTGCAAGAGCCAAACGGTTCATGGTGCTGGATTCGATCacgttaaacaacctgaagaTCGTCGGTTCGGAAGGCTCGCTGGTGGACCGGATGGACCACTGCTGCAGCAAGTTTGGCAAGCGACTGCTGTACAACTGGGTGTGTGCGCCGAGCTGCATAAAGGAGGAGATCCTGCAGCGACAGGAAGCCGTGACCGAGCTGATCGAGAACGTGGACTTGCTGCAGGATGTGCGTCAGATACTGGGGCAACTGCCGGACATGGAACGGCATTTGGCGCAGATTCATGGCTTTGGGCTCGCGCTCCGCGACCATCCCGCCCGACGGGCCATCCTGTACGAAGAGCACGTGTACGGGAAGAAGAAGATGCGCGATTTCATCGCCACGCTCAAAGGGTTCCAATCGCTGCTCCCACTGCCCCAAATGTTTGCCAGCGTACACTCGCAGCTGCTCGTTCGCCTCACACAGAAAGCTAACTCCAACCCGGCCGGTGCCTTCCCGTCGATGGAGAAGCAGATCGAATTCTTCGAAAGCTCGTTCGACCACGAGAAGGCACTCAAGAGCGGCAGCATCGTGCCGGAGAAAGGGCTCGACACGGAGTACGAtgcgatcgagcaggagatcAAAGATTTGAACGCCGAGCTGGAGGCGTATCTGGCGGAGCAGAGCAAATTCTTTGGCTGTACCGTCAAGTACTTCGGCAACGACAAGAAGCGCTTCCAGCTGGAGGTGCCGGAGGGCAGGGCGAAGAAGGCCACCGGCGACTACACGCTCGAGGGCACCAAGACGGGCAAGAACGCGACGAAGCGGTTCCACACGGAGGAGACGCGTCGCTTCCTGAAGCAGATGATGCTGCTCGAGGACCGCCGAAAATCGGTGCTGAAGGATCTGGCGCGACGAATCTTTGAGCGGTTTTCGCGCGACTACGACATGTGGAAGGGCTGCATCGAGCTGGTGGCCACGCTCGACGTGCTGACGTCGCTGGCGGAGTACGCCCGCACCGAGGGCCTCTCGTGCGTGCCGGTGCTGCTGAGCAAGGACGAAACCATCGGGGGCAAATCGTTCATCGAGATCGAGGAAGGCATCCATCCGTGCCTGTCGAGCGAGGCGGCCGAAAATTTCATCCCCAACGGTACGGCTATCGGGGGCGACGGGAAGGCGAACCTGGTGCTGCTCACCGGCCCGAACATGGGCGGCAAGAGTACGCTCATGCGGCAGGTGGGTTTGCTGGCCGTGCTGGCCCAGATTGGATCGCGCTTGCCGGCCGAAGCCTGCCGCATGACGCTGATCGATCGCATCTTCACGCGGCTCGGTGCGAGCGATGACATTATGGCCGGCCACAGCACTTTCCTGGTGGAGCTGAACGAAACGTCCGCCATCCTGAAGCATGCCACCGCCGACAGTCTGGtgctgctggacgagctggGCCGGGGCACGGCAACGTACGACGGGACGGCCGTGGCCGGTGCGGTCGTCCACTTTCTGGCCGATCTCAAGTGTCGCACCATGTTCTCGACCCACTATCATAACCTGGTGGACAGCTTCCACGAGGATCCACGAATCGCACTGGGGCACATG GCCTGCATGGTGGAAAACGAAGAGGGTGATGATCCCACGCAAGAGACGGTCACGTTCCTGTATCGCTATACCGATGGGGCATGCCCGAAATCGTACGGATTCAATGCAGCCAAGCTGGCGGGAATGCCCACAGCCATCATCAAGCGTGCGTACGAG CTCTCTAAAACTGTCGAAAAGGAAGCGCTTAAGCGCAAGATACTGATGAAGCTACTCAAGCAAGCACCACAAAACGAGATCAAGGATCTGGTGGTGAAGCTTAAATCATTCCAGTTTTAA
- the LOC120896316 gene encoding glycoprotein 3-alpha-L-fucosyltransferase A, which produces MMRLSKVSPKKCFFLVLCFAVLILLVFNLRDKDWSTKSPHVLYARDEYQLEEANVRHEPSVTTVELAEVADQHGPGRDRGNNDDPLDYGRARSGELAKGEALTASDLPWYFSQGMRYPKPARRNRKTNKRLARLLPSETARGDRISNQLMFVPPNYETIKRKGKLKTILLYNGLSPWNVKAGRDVFLSSKCPVSTCSITAQREKASTADLVLYKDHYIPPSVPRSPYQIYMMYFLECPYHTQHVKYPDVFNWTATYRKDSDIVAPYEKWEYFDPRIRQVEQDRNYALNKTRKVAWFVSNCGARNGRLQYAHELQKYIQVDIYGACGTFKCSRSTAERCFEILDRDYKFYLAFENSNCKDYITEKFFVNALTRNVLPIVMGARPEDYEASSPQKSYIHVDEFGSPKELAEYLHLLDRNDELYNSYFKWKGTGEFINTYYWCRVCAMLHDEASFRRPKSYDDINEWWRGPGVCTNGSWRNFRARNPEKPMVADSR; this is translated from the exons ATGATGAGACTTTCGAAGGTGTCGCCTAAAAAgtgtttctttcttgttttatgtttcgccGTACTGATATTATTAGTGTTTAATTTAAG ggATAAAGATTGGAGTACCAAATCGCCACATGTGCTATACGCGAGAGATGAATACCAGCTAGAGGAGGCGAACGTCCGGCACGAG CCTTCCGTCACCACCGTGGAGCTGGCGGAGGTGGCCGACCAGCACGGACCGGGCCGGGACCGCGGAAACAACGACGACCCGCTCGACTACGGCCGGGCGCGGTCGGGCGAGCTGGCAAAGGGCGAGGCGCTGACCGCGAGCGATCTGCCGTGGTACTTCTCCCAGGGCATGCGGTACCCGAAGCCGGCGAGGCGCAACCGCAAAACGAACAAGCGGCTGGCCCGGCTGCTGCCGAGCGAGACGGCGCGGGGCGACCGCAtcagcaaccagctgatgttCGTGCCGCCCAACTACGAGACAATCAAGCGGAAGGGCAAGCTGAAAACGATCCTGCTGTACAACGGGCTCAGCCCGTGGAACGTGAAAGCCGGGCGGGACGTGTTTCTCAGCTCCAAGTGTCCCGTTTCCACCTGCAGCATTACGGCGCAGCGGGAAAAGGCCTCGACGGCCGATCTGGTGCTGTACAAGGACCACTACATACCGCCGTCGGTGCCGCGGTCGCCGTACCAGATCTACATGATGTACTTCCTCGAGTGCCCGTACCACACGCAGCACGTGAAGTATCCGGACGTGTTCAACTGGACCGCCACGTATAG gaaaGACAGCGATATTGTCGCACCGTACGAAAAGTGGGAATACTTCGATCCTCGCATACGGCAGGTGGAGCAGGATCGCAACTACGCGCTCAACAAGACGCGCAAGGTGGCCTGGTTCGTTTCCAACTGTGGCGCGCGCAACGGGCGCCTTCAGTACGCTCACGAGCTTCAGAAGTACATTCAG GTCGATATCTATGGTGCCTGCGGGACGTTCAAGTGCTCCCGCAGCACGGCGGAACGGTGCTTCGAGATACTGGACCGTGACTACAAGTTCTACCTTGCCTTCGAGAACTCCAACTGCAAGGACTACATCACGGAGAAGTTCTTCGTCAATGCCTTAACGCGCAACGTGCTGCCGATCGTGATGGGCGCCCGGCCCGAGGACTACGAGGCGAGCTCGCCCCAGAAGTCCTACATCCACGTGGACGAGTTCGGCTCGCCGAAGGAGCTGGCCGAGTATCTGCACCTGCTCGACCGGAACGACGAGCTGTACAACTCGTACTTCAAGTGGAAGGGTACGGGCGAGTTCATCAACACGTACTACTGGTGCCGGGTCTGCGCCATGCTGCACGATGAGGCCTCCTTCCGGCGGCCCAAATCGTACGACGACATCAACGAGTGGTGGCGCGGACCGGGCGTCTGCACAAACGGCTCCTGGCGCAATTTCCGGGCGCGCAATCCAGAGAAACCGATGGTGGCCGACAGCCGATGA
- the LOC120896319 gene encoding alpha-soluble NSF attachment protein — translation MADNEQKAMQLIAEAEKKLNSSKSFFGSLFGGGSNKVEEAVECYQRAANMFKMAKKWSQAGSAFCEAANLHAKAGSRHDAATNYVDASNCYKKTDPNEAVNCLLKAIDIYTDMGRFTMAAKHHQSIAEMYENEANDLQRAVQHYEQAADYFKGEESTSSANKCMLKVAQYAAQLEDYEKAIQIYEQVAGSCLDSSLLKYSAKEYFFRAALCHLSVDLLNAQHAMEKYAQQYPAFQDSREYKLVKTLCEHLEEQNVDGFTEAVKEYDSISRLDQWYTTILLRIKKQANDNPDLR, via the exons ATGGCCGACAACGAGCAGAAAGCGATGCAGCTGATTGCGGAAGCGGAGAAAAAACTGAACTCGTCCAAAAGTTTCTTCGGCTCGCTATTCGG TGGCGGTTCGAACAAGGTCGAGGAGGCCGTAGAATGTTACCAGCGGGCGGCAAATATGTTTAAGATGGCTAAGAAATGGAGCCAGGCCGGATCGGCCTTCTGTGAGGCGGCCAACCTGCACGCCAAGGCGGGCAGCCGACACGACGCGGCCACCAACTACGTGGACGCATCGAACTGCTACAAGAAG ACCGACCCAAATGAAGCGGTCAACTGTCTGCTGAAGGCAATCGACATTTACACCGATATGGGCCGGTTCACGATGGCTGCGAAGCATCATCAGAGCATTGCGGAAATGTACGAAAACGAAGCAAACGATTTG CAAAGGGCGGTGCAGCACTACGAACAGGCGGCCGATTATTTCAAGGGCGAAGAATCCACCAGCTCGGCCAACAAGTGCATGCTGAAGGTGGCCCAGTACGCGGCCCAGCTGGAGGACTACGAGAAAGCGATACAGATCTACGAGCAGGTGGCCGGCTCGTGCCTCGACAGCTCGCTGCTGAAGTACAGCGCCAAAGAGTACTTCTTCCGTGCGGCCCTGTGCCACCTGAGCGTGGATCTGCTGAACGCTCAGCACGCGATGGAGAAATACGCACAACAGTACCCGGCATTCCAGGACTCGCGAGAGTACAAGCTAGTGAAG ACGCTGTGCGAACATTTGGAGGAACAAAACGTGGATGGGTTCACTGAAGCGGTCAAGGAGTACGACAGCATCTCCAGGCTGGACCAGTGGTACACCACGATCCTGTTGCGAATCAAGAAGCAGGCCAACGACAATCCGGATCTGCGATAA
- the LOC120896318 gene encoding GPN-loop GTPase 2: MQSGLVKLRTQAPLYGQLVIGPPGAGKTSYCHKMQQFLEKIGRKAVVVNLDPANDNMEYTSAVDIMQLITVQDAMEQFGLGPNGALIYCVEFLETNFQWLLDQLKALDCNYFIFDCPGQVELFTHNNALKNIFTKLEQLGYHLCTVHLVESHYCVEPYKFISCLLLSLHTMLQMGLPHVNVLSKADQLREHEAKLPFNVEYYTEVLDLSHLLECMDTSRMGKKFKQLNAAIVSMVEDYSLVSFLLLDTKREQSLLRLKNAIDKANGYVYGAGEEKNINTLLACAVGAETESDRMERDIDPYLS, from the coding sequence ATGCAAAGTGGCCTGGTAAAGCTGCGAACACAGGCGCCACTCTATGGGCAGCTCGTAATAGGTCCGCCCGGAGCGGGCAAAACAAGCTACTGCCACAAAATGCAACAGTTTCTGGAAAAAATCGGCCGCaaagcggtggtggtgaaccTAGACCCGGCCAACGACAACATGGAATACACCAGCGCTGTGGACATCATGCAGCTCATCACCGTGCAGGACGCGATGGAACAGTTTGGGCTCGGACCGAACGGAGCACTGATCTACTGTGTGGAATTCCTCGAGACAAACTTTCAGTGGCTGCTCGATCAGCTCAAGGCGCTCGACTGCAACTACTTCATCTTCGACTGCCCGGGCCAGGTGGAACTGTTTACGCACAACAATGCGCTGAAGAATATTTTCACCAAGCTTGAGCAGCTCGGCTACCATCTCTGCACCGTGCATCTGGTCGAGTCGCACTACTGTGTGGAACCGTACAAATTCATCTCCTGTCTGCTGCTCTCCCTGCACACCATGCTACAGATGGGGCTACCGCACGTGAATGTGCTGAGCAAAGCGGACCAGCTGAGAGAGCACGAGGCGAAGCTTCCGTTCAATGTGGAGTACTACACGGAGGTGCTGGACCTTAGCCACCTGCTGGAATGCATGGACACGAGCCGGATGGGGAAGAAATTCAAACAGCTCAATGCGGCCATCGTGTCCATGGTGGAGGATTACAGCCTGGTGTCCTTTCTGCTGCTCGACACCAAGCGTGAGCAAAGTTTGCTGAGGCTTAAGAACGCGATCGACAAAGCGAATGGATACGTGTACGGTGCGGGAGAGGAGAAGAACATCAACACACTGTTGGCGTGTGCCGTTGGAGCGGAAACCGAGTCGGATCGAATGGAGCGAGACATCGACCCGTACCTAAGCTAA